Proteins co-encoded in one Geothermobacter ehrlichii genomic window:
- a CDS encoding protein BatD: MKPWRLLPLLMLLAAQPAAAAIQARLLASNPAPYVGEAVLLTLEIRRPGQVAAPLRPLWPPLTDLLLVEELPGQVHRLDTASDTVIEHLRRVVRPLRAGQIPLEGAGVVQNGRRIAARGVTLHVRALPQKGRPQQFAGAVGRLAYATRTDPATGTLLLELSGDTDLRQLPGPVAGDGITALPLLASDQDGHWPTWRRTLRYHLPANGEVRLRLAWFDPADGRYHTSSDRRSRRSWLIWAGLAALAAFPVWLVCRWRKVITLDRYLRTGLAGLPYDTRLRLLCRAGVAAHLLEELARHWRQADLRFAADTSPGAGRRQRSDIPAQLLWKMAAGIDKRRLHRP; encoded by the coding sequence GTGAAACCCTGGCGCCTGCTCCCCCTGCTGATGCTGCTGGCGGCACAGCCCGCCGCGGCGGCGATACAGGCCCGGCTTCTGGCCTCCAATCCGGCCCCCTACGTCGGCGAGGCGGTGCTGCTGACCCTGGAGATCCGACGCCCAGGGCAGGTGGCGGCTCCCCTGCGTCCTCTCTGGCCGCCGCTGACCGACCTGCTGCTGGTCGAGGAACTACCGGGGCAGGTCCACCGGCTCGACACGGCCTCCGACACCGTGATCGAGCATCTGCGCCGGGTCGTCCGCCCCCTGCGCGCCGGGCAGATCCCTCTCGAAGGCGCCGGGGTGGTGCAGAACGGCCGGCGCATCGCCGCCCGGGGCGTGACCCTGCACGTCCGCGCCCTGCCGCAAAAAGGCCGGCCGCAACAGTTCGCCGGCGCCGTCGGCAGGCTCGCATATGCGACGCGGACCGATCCGGCGACCGGCACCCTGCTGCTCGAACTGTCCGGCGACACCGATCTGCGCCAGTTGCCGGGGCCGGTTGCCGGCGACGGTATCACGGCGCTGCCGCTGCTCGCGTCAGACCAGGACGGACACTGGCCGACCTGGCGGCGGACGCTGCGCTACCATCTGCCCGCAAACGGCGAGGTGCGCCTGCGCCTGGCCTGGTTCGATCCGGCCGACGGCCGCTACCATACCAGCTCCGATCGCAGGTCGCGTCGCTCCTGGCTGATTTGGGCTGGACTGGCTGCGCTGGCGGCATTTCCGGTCTGGCTTGTGTGCAGATGGCGGAAAGTCATCACCCTCGACCGCTACCTGCGCACCGGCCTGGCCGGTCTGCCGTACGACACCCGCCTGCGCCTGCTGTGCCGGGCGGGCGTCGCTGCCCATCTGCTCGAGGAGCTGGCACGACACTGGCGGCAGGCGGACCTCCGGTTTGCCGCCGACACCTCCCCCGGGGCCGGCCGACGACAGCGGAGCGATATTCCAGCGCAACTGCTGTGGAAAATGGCGGCCGGGATTGACAAACGCCGTCTGCATCGTCCATGA
- a CDS encoding outer membrane protein assembly factor BamD has protein sequence MRTLLAVLTALCLLAACARPVVPPPKTAAYYLQEGEKMFDRGLFEEAIANWEKVRESYYSPELNIIAELKIAEAYFLAEKYPEAAAAYEDFLKQHPNSDRVSQALYQLGLSYFRQMLPADRDQTATRSALATFRNLVKRFPDDPHLEEVKVYIGRCEDRLAEHEVYVAKWYLKTGKPKAAIDRLEAMFRTYPNYFYRDEAWLCLGKAYLLTGQKEKAVKAFNTLFREFPSSPFIIEAQKFMEKHY, from the coding sequence ATGCGCACTCTTCTGGCTGTACTGACCGCCCTCTGCCTGCTGGCCGCCTGCGCCAGGCCCGTCGTCCCGCCGCCAAAGACCGCGGCCTACTACCTGCAGGAGGGGGAGAAGATGTTCGACCGGGGGCTGTTCGAAGAGGCGATCGCCAACTGGGAGAAAGTCAGGGAAAGCTACTACTCGCCGGAACTGAACATCATCGCCGAGCTGAAGATCGCCGAGGCCTATTTCCTGGCCGAAAAATATCCGGAAGCGGCGGCCGCCTACGAGGACTTCCTCAAGCAGCACCCCAACAGCGACCGGGTGTCCCAGGCTCTCTATCAGCTCGGCCTTTCCTATTTCCGGCAGATGCTGCCGGCTGACCGGGACCAGACCGCCACCCGCAGCGCCCTGGCGACCTTCCGCAACCTGGTGAAGCGTTTTCCCGACGACCCGCACCTGGAAGAGGTGAAGGTCTACATCGGCCGCTGCGAAGACCGTCTGGCGGAACACGAGGTCTATGTCGCCAAGTGGTACCTGAAGACCGGCAAGCCGAAGGCCGCCATCGACCGACTCGAGGCGATGTTCAGAACCTATCCCAACTACTTCTATCGCGACGAGGCCTGGCTCTGCCTGGGCAAGGCCTACCTGCTGACCGGGCAGAAGGAAAAGGCGGTCAAGGCCTTCAACACCCTGTTCAGGGAGTTTCCATCCAGTCCGTTCATCATCGAGGCGCAGAAATTCATGGAGAAGCACTACTGA
- a CDS encoding acetyl-CoA hydrolase/transferase C-terminal domain-containing protein — protein MSQYGTLEERVRRKSLLSKVMKPEDCVQFFKPGMNIGCSGFTPAGYPKAVPIALADHVEKNGLQGQTKYNLFIGASVGVEFEDRWASLDMIDRRWPYQTGKNIAKGINTGKIRMGDKHLGHFAQDVGYGFYTENGRMDIAIIEVSAINEDCGLALTSSCGIVPELMMVADKIIIEVNTGQPSFEGMHDIIMQQKPPYRQPFLITHATQRIGTPYVPCDPEKIVAIVESKHRDKGRAFAEMDEKSEAIAEHILDFFHHEVKKGRLPKNLLPLQSGVGSIANAVVGGLVKGDFYNLTVYTEVLQDTMLDLFDSGKLDGASACSLSLSEDPGFPRFFDNWDKYFDKIVLRPLSVSNAPEPIRRLGCIAMNTPVEIDIYAHANSTLVGGTRMINGLGGSGDFLRNGYLKIMHTPSVRPTKTDPTGISCIVPHCSHIDHTEHDLDCVVTEQGLADLRGVAPKERARLIIEKCAHPDYKDQLLDYLEMATKSCLERGVGHEPQLWDRAFKMHLNLERNGTMKVKNWDVKIDLCE, from the coding sequence ATGTCCCAATACGGTACCCTGGAAGAACGCGTACGTCGCAAATCCTTGCTGAGCAAGGTCATGAAGCCGGAGGACTGCGTGCAGTTCTTCAAGCCGGGCATGAACATCGGCTGCTCCGGCTTCACCCCGGCCGGCTATCCCAAGGCCGTGCCCATCGCCCTGGCCGACCATGTCGAAAAGAACGGCCTGCAGGGGCAGACCAAATACAATCTGTTCATCGGCGCCTCCGTCGGTGTCGAGTTCGAGGACCGCTGGGCCTCTCTCGACATGATCGACCGCCGCTGGCCCTACCAGACCGGCAAGAACATCGCCAAGGGAATCAACACCGGCAAAATCCGCATGGGCGACAAGCACCTCGGCCACTTCGCCCAGGACGTCGGCTATGGCTTCTACACCGAAAACGGCCGCATGGACATCGCCATCATCGAGGTCTCGGCCATCAACGAGGACTGCGGTCTGGCCCTGACCTCCTCCTGCGGCATCGTGCCGGAACTGATGATGGTCGCCGACAAGATCATCATCGAGGTCAATACCGGCCAGCCCTCCTTCGAAGGGATGCATGACATCATCATGCAGCAGAAGCCGCCCTACCGGCAGCCCTTCCTGATCACCCACGCCACCCAGCGCATCGGCACACCCTACGTGCCCTGCGACCCGGAGAAGATCGTCGCCATCGTCGAGTCGAAGCATCGCGACAAGGGCCGCGCCTTCGCCGAGATGGACGAAAAGTCGGAAGCCATCGCCGAGCACATCCTCGACTTCTTCCACCACGAGGTCAAGAAGGGCCGCCTGCCGAAAAACCTGCTGCCGCTGCAGTCGGGCGTCGGCTCCATCGCCAACGCCGTCGTCGGCGGCCTGGTCAAGGGTGACTTCTACAACCTGACCGTCTACACCGAGGTCCTGCAGGACACCATGCTCGACCTGTTCGACTCCGGCAAGCTGGACGGCGCCTCCGCCTGCTCGCTCTCCCTGTCCGAGGATCCGGGCTTCCCGCGCTTCTTCGACAACTGGGACAAATACTTCGACAAGATCGTCCTGCGGCCGCTGTCAGTCTCCAACGCTCCGGAGCCGATCCGGCGCCTGGGTTGCATCGCCATGAATACCCCGGTCGAGATCGACATCTACGCCCATGCCAACTCGACCCTGGTCGGTGGCACCCGCATGATCAACGGTCTCGGCGGCTCCGGCGACTTCCTGCGCAACGGCTACCTGAAGATCATGCATACGCCGTCGGTGCGCCCGACCAAGACCGACCCCACCGGCATCTCCTGCATCGTGCCGCACTGTTCGCACATCGACCACACCGAGCACGACCTCGACTGTGTGGTCACCGAGCAGGGCCTGGCCGACCTGCGCGGCGTCGCGCCGAAGGAACGCGCCCGGCTGATCATCGAGAAATGCGCCCACCCCGATTACAAGGACCAGCTGCTCGATTACCTGGAAATGGCCACCAAGAGCTGCCTCGAGCGCGGCGTCGGCCACGAGCCGCAGCTGTGGGACCGGGCCTTCAAGATGCACCTCAATCTGGAGCGCAACGGCACCATGAAGGTCAAGAACTGGGACGTCAAGATCGACCTCTGCGAGTAA
- a CDS encoding CDGSH iron-sulfur domain-containing protein: MSPMNPDAGMPIRITLDPGVYYRCTCGRSSHLPFCDESHSGSTSHPIRFELEVRQTVYLCSCGKSRNQPFCDGGCGFEPPTPK, from the coding sequence ATGTCGCCGATGAATCCCGACGCCGGCATGCCGATTCGCATCACCCTCGACCCCGGTGTCTACTACCGCTGCACCTGCGGCCGCTCCAGCCACCTGCCATTCTGTGACGAATCCCACTCGGGATCGACGTCCCATCCCATCCGTTTCGAGCTCGAGGTCCGGCAAACCGTCTACCTGTGCAGCTGCGGCAAGAGCCGCAACCAGCCCTTCTGCGACGGGGGCTGCGGCTTCGAACCGCCGACACCCAAGTAA
- a CDS encoding peroxiredoxin translates to MSVLVGKQAPDFTATAVMPDGSLNSEFKLSDFRGKYVVLFFYPLDFTFVCPTELIAFSKRIKEFEERNVQVIGCSIDSQFSHIAWRNTPVEEGGVGPVSYPLVADVKHEICRAYDVEFEAAGVAFRGSFLIDKDGVVRHQVVNDLPLGRNVDEMLRMIDALQFTEQYGEVCPAGWQKGQEGMKPDKEGVASYLAKNAEKL, encoded by the coding sequence ATGAGCGTACTGGTTGGAAAACAGGCCCCCGATTTCACGGCGACGGCAGTCATGCCGGACGGTTCCCTCAACAGCGAATTCAAGCTGTCCGACTTTCGCGGCAAGTATGTCGTCCTCTTTTTCTATCCTCTCGACTTCACCTTTGTCTGCCCGACGGAACTGATCGCCTTTTCCAAGCGCATCAAGGAATTCGAGGAGCGCAACGTCCAGGTCATCGGCTGTTCCATCGATTCGCAGTTCTCCCACATCGCCTGGCGCAACACCCCGGTCGAAGAAGGGGGCGTCGGTCCCGTCAGCTATCCGCTGGTCGCCGACGTCAAGCACGAAATCTGTCGCGCCTACGATGTCGAGTTCGAGGCCGCTGGGGTCGCGTTCCGCGGTTCCTTCCTCATCGACAAGGACGGCGTGGTGCGGCATCAGGTGGTCAACGACCTGCCCCTGGGACGCAACGTCGACGAAATGCTGCGCATGATCGACGCCCTGCAGTTCACCGAGCAGTACGGCGAGGTCTGCCCGGCCGGCTGGCAGAAAGGGCAGGAAGGCATGAAGCCGGACAAGGAGGGCGTAGCCAGCTACCTGGCCAAGAACGCCGAGAAACTCTGA
- the xerC gene encoding tyrosine recombinase XerC — MKDRLDRFLRHLAVERNLSPHTRQAYRRDLEEFFALLREEEGLAPDAGLEPGRIDRVLIRRYVARLHRRNRRSTIARKLASLRSFFRFLVREGELTANPGELVATPRQEKYLPATLTVDEMFALLDRPGDDGLLALRDRAMFELLYSSGLRVGELTGLNVGQLDLDAGLVRVLGKGGKERIVPVGSSAREALRRYLDQRPSAGPDEPLFLNYRRQRLTARSVQRLLKRRLLAAGIVRDATPHALRHSFATHLLDGGADLRAIQELLGHASLSTTQKYTQVSTDQLTRVYDQAHPRSRKKG, encoded by the coding sequence ATGAAAGACCGTTTGGACAGATTTCTCCGCCATCTCGCTGTCGAGCGCAACCTGTCGCCGCACACCCGGCAGGCCTACCGGCGCGACTTGGAGGAGTTCTTCGCCCTGCTGCGCGAAGAGGAGGGACTTGCCCCCGATGCCGGGCTGGAGCCCGGCCGGATCGACCGGGTTCTGATCCGGCGCTATGTCGCCCGGCTGCACCGGCGCAATCGCCGTTCGACCATCGCCCGCAAACTGGCCTCGCTGAGAAGCTTCTTCCGCTTTCTGGTCCGCGAAGGCGAACTGACCGCCAATCCGGGCGAGCTGGTCGCCACGCCGCGGCAGGAGAAGTACCTTCCCGCCACGCTTACCGTCGACGAGATGTTCGCCCTGCTCGATCGGCCCGGCGACGATGGCCTTCTGGCACTGCGCGACCGGGCGATGTTCGAGCTGCTCTATTCGAGCGGCCTGCGGGTCGGTGAACTGACCGGCCTGAATGTCGGTCAGCTCGATCTCGACGCCGGTCTGGTGCGGGTCCTGGGAAAGGGGGGAAAGGAGCGTATCGTGCCGGTGGGCAGCAGCGCCCGCGAGGCCCTGCGCCGCTATCTCGACCAGCGGCCCTCCGCCGGTCCCGACGAGCCTCTTTTTCTCAACTACCGCCGGCAGCGTCTGACCGCCCGCAGCGTGCAGCGCCTGCTCAAGCGCCGGCTGCTGGCGGCCGGCATCGTCAGGGACGCCACGCCCCATGCCCTGCGCCATTCTTTTGCCACCCACCTGCTCGACGGTGGTGCCGACCTGCGCGCCATTCAGGAACTGCTCGGCCACGCATCCCTGTCGACCACCCAGAAGTACACCCAGGTCAGCACTGATCAGCTGACCCGGGTCTACGACCAGGCCCATCCCCGCAGCCGGAAAAAGGGCTGA
- a CDS encoding esterase/lipase family protein: protein MNLLYTLFEILFGLTFLAVLLSCAIAWYESANLRPELMQERFAPRNLLRSLGLIVGETILLYLTLLSHPFGWLPLTEKPVRKTNKTPVLLLHGLFLNRACWWWLRLRLRMAGYRDIFSLNLSVWHDIEILTEMIAKKVDSLRLETGVDKVILIGHSMGGLLARNYIQRRGGAEKVKLCVLLGAPNHGSKLAPFALSPLARHLVPGSDFLRGLNEAAMPPEVRMVNILSPQDNMVLPWRLAELEGSERHELPWIGHNSLLYHPRALRPLLKALREVAP, encoded by the coding sequence ATGAACCTGCTGTACACCCTGTTCGAAATCCTTTTCGGCCTGACCTTTCTGGCCGTACTTCTCTCCTGCGCCATCGCCTGGTACGAATCGGCCAACCTGCGGCCCGAACTGATGCAGGAACGTTTCGCTCCGCGCAACCTCCTCCGCTCGCTGGGCCTGATCGTCGGCGAAACCATCCTGCTCTACCTCACCCTGCTGTCGCATCCCTTCGGCTGGCTCCCCCTGACCGAGAAGCCGGTCCGCAAGACCAACAAGACACCGGTGCTGCTGCTGCACGGCCTCTTTCTCAACCGCGCCTGCTGGTGGTGGCTGCGGCTACGGCTGCGCATGGCCGGCTACCGCGACATCTTCAGCCTGAACCTGTCGGTCTGGCACGACATCGAGATTCTCACCGAGATGATCGCCAAGAAGGTCGACAGCCTGCGCCTCGAGACCGGCGTCGACAAGGTGATTCTTATCGGCCATTCCATGGGCGGCCTGCTGGCGCGCAACTACATCCAGCGGCGCGGCGGCGCCGAAAAGGTGAAGCTCTGCGTGCTGCTCGGCGCCCCCAACCACGGCTCGAAACTCGCGCCCTTCGCCCTCAGCCCCCTGGCCCGGCACCTGGTTCCCGGCAGCGACTTTCTGCGCGGCCTGAACGAAGCCGCAATGCCGCCGGAAGTGCGCATGGTCAACATCCTCAGCCCGCAGGACAACATGGTCCTGCCCTGGCGGCTGGCCGAGCTGGAGGGGAGCGAACGGCACGAACTGCCCTGGATCGGCCACAACAGCCTGCTCTACCATCCCCGCGCCCTGCGCCCGCTGCTGAAGGCCCTGCGCGAGGTCGCCCCATGA
- a CDS encoding secondary thiamine-phosphate synthase enzyme YjbQ, whose product MITLEVSSGRQVEMIDITAQVRQAVAESGIRSGLLLVFTPHTTAAVTINENADPDVPHDLVMELNRIVPFEDGYRHVEGNSAAHLKSSLIGAGETIPVEDGRPVLGTWQGIWFCEFDGPRRRKVHLQIIGR is encoded by the coding sequence ATGATCACCCTGGAAGTCAGCAGCGGCCGGCAGGTCGAGATGATCGACATCACGGCCCAAGTCCGGCAGGCGGTGGCCGAATCGGGCATCCGTTCGGGGCTGCTGCTCGTTTTCACGCCCCACACCACGGCTGCCGTCACCATCAACGAAAACGCCGATCCCGACGTGCCGCACGACCTGGTCATGGAACTGAACAGAATCGTTCCCTTCGAGGACGGCTACCGGCACGTTGAGGGGAACAGCGCCGCCCACCTGAAAAGCAGCCTGATCGGCGCCGGCGAGACCATCCCCGTCGAAGATGGACGGCCCGTTCTCGGTACCTGGCAGGGAATCTGGTTCTGCGAATTCGACGGCCCGCGCCGGCGGAAAGTCCACCTGCAGATCATCGGCCGATGA
- a CDS encoding DUF362 domain-containing protein, translating to MNRVSLRHLAGYRRQEVRSALEELLAPLGGMEAFVSPGQKVLLKPNMLAGKAPEKAVTTHPEIVRAAIDLVRRAGGVVSVGDSPGLGNPRQVASKCGILQVIEETQARFAPFAESVPVRIEGGTFHQLELARDILEADVVINLPKLKTHQMMGLTCAVKNLFGAVVGMRKPQLHLQAGTDKAFFARMLLDLADRVAPALTIVDGITGMEGNGPGNGDPVALGLLLAGRDPVAVDTVAAHLLGLDERAVWTWRVARKTGRAGSRLQDVDLVGPPLETLRPARFRPARQTDVNFGLPPWLKKRLKRSLTAFPAIDHQRCVRCGHCVRHCPPGAMALTGQVVIDLDRCIRCFCCQELCPHAAIDTCQGRLLRMAERWRKNRR from the coding sequence ATGAACAGGGTCAGCCTGCGGCATCTTGCCGGCTACCGGCGACAGGAGGTGCGGTCGGCCCTCGAGGAACTGCTCGCCCCGCTCGGCGGCATGGAGGCCTTCGTCAGCCCCGGCCAGAAGGTTCTGCTCAAGCCCAACATGCTGGCGGGCAAGGCGCCGGAGAAGGCCGTCACCACCCATCCCGAAATCGTCCGCGCCGCCATCGACCTGGTCCGCCGGGCCGGAGGCGTGGTCAGCGTCGGCGACTCGCCGGGTCTCGGCAATCCGCGACAGGTGGCGAGCAAATGCGGCATCCTGCAGGTGATCGAGGAGACGCAAGCGCGCTTTGCGCCCTTTGCCGAATCGGTTCCGGTCCGCATCGAAGGCGGTACCTTTCACCAGCTCGAACTGGCCCGCGACATCCTCGAGGCGGACGTAGTCATCAACCTGCCGAAACTGAAGACCCACCAGATGATGGGGCTGACCTGCGCGGTAAAGAACCTCTTCGGCGCCGTGGTCGGCATGCGCAAACCGCAGCTGCACCTGCAGGCCGGAACGGACAAGGCGTTTTTCGCCCGGATGCTGCTCGATCTGGCCGACCGGGTGGCTCCGGCCCTGACCATCGTCGACGGCATCACCGGCATGGAAGGCAACGGACCCGGCAACGGCGACCCGGTCGCGCTGGGACTGCTGCTGGCCGGCCGCGATCCGGTGGCCGTCGACACCGTCGCCGCCCATCTGCTCGGGCTTGACGAGCGTGCGGTCTGGACCTGGCGCGTCGCCCGCAAAACCGGCCGCGCCGGCAGCAGGCTGCAGGATGTCGACCTGGTCGGCCCGCCACTCGAGACGCTGCGCCCGGCCCGCTTCCGTCCGGCCCGGCAGACCGACGTCAATTTCGGCCTGCCACCCTGGCTGAAAAAACGGCTGAAGCGCTCCCTGACCGCCTTTCCCGCCATCGACCATCAGCGCTGCGTCCGCTGCGGCCACTGCGTCCGGCACTGCCCGCCCGGGGCCATGGCCCTGACCGGACAGGTCGTCATCGACCTCGACCGCTGCATCCGCTGCTTCTGCTGCCAGGAGCTCTGTCCGCACGCCGCCATCGACACCTGCCAGGGACGGCTGCTGCGCATGGCCGAGCGCTGGCGCAAAAACAGAAGATGA
- a CDS encoding NifU family protein, translated as MKAQVEEVLNQVRPALQADGGDVELIDVTEDGVVSVKLTGACGSCPMSTMTLKMGIERTLKEKIPGVKEVVQV; from the coding sequence ATGAAAGCTCAGGTTGAAGAAGTGTTGAACCAGGTCCGTCCGGCGCTGCAGGCCGACGGTGGCGATGTCGAACTGATCGATGTTACCGAAGACGGTGTCGTCAGCGTCAAGCTGACCGGAGCCTGCGGCTCCTGCCCCATGTCGACAATGACCCTGAAAATGGGTATCGAACGAACCCTCAAGGAAAAGATTCCGGGAGTCAAGGAGGTCGTGCAGGTCTGA
- a CDS encoding class I SAM-dependent methyltransferase: protein MQVENETNGQLEALIRERIRRQGPIPFAEYMRLCLYHPEYGYYMTPRRRIGKQGDFFTSSSVHFLFGRLIARQLVQLWELLGGGAMTIAEQGAGEGYLALDILDALREEAADCYHSLTYALVEVSPEHRARQQERLAGHAARLVWCEPGELAGMTGCILSNELVDAFPVHLVEKRDGLLREIHVGLDGETLVEVVAEPSIGRLQEHVDWLGCGPVEGNRGEINLEAVDWMRQVARLLGRGMVLTIDYGYPAAELYAPHRRAGTLLCYHRHRSHDNPYVNIGCQDMTSHVDFTALQKAGEEEGLETLWFGEQYRFLMGLGFVEQLIALQARETDPLRAQQLRMTLKNLILPEGGMGETFKVLVQGKGIGRPELLCQRPIEAIRI, encoded by the coding sequence ATGCAGGTGGAAAACGAGACGAACGGTCAACTGGAGGCGCTGATCCGCGAAAGGATCCGGCGGCAGGGGCCGATTCCCTTTGCCGAATACATGCGCCTGTGCCTCTATCATCCCGAGTACGGCTATTACATGACGCCGCGCCGCCGCATCGGCAAGCAGGGGGACTTTTTCACCTCCAGCAGTGTTCATTTTCTGTTCGGCCGGCTGATCGCCAGACAGCTCGTCCAGCTCTGGGAACTGCTCGGCGGCGGTGCCATGACCATCGCCGAACAGGGGGCCGGTGAAGGCTACCTGGCCCTCGACATTCTTGACGCCCTGCGGGAGGAGGCGGCCGACTGCTACCACAGCCTCACTTACGCCCTGGTCGAGGTCAGTCCGGAACATCGCGCCCGCCAACAGGAGCGCCTGGCCGGCCATGCCGCCCGGCTCGTCTGGTGCGAGCCGGGCGAGCTCGCCGGCATGACCGGCTGCATTCTGAGCAACGAACTGGTCGACGCTTTTCCGGTGCATCTGGTCGAGAAGCGGGACGGCCTTCTGCGGGAAATCCATGTCGGTCTCGACGGTGAAACCCTTGTCGAAGTGGTGGCGGAGCCGTCGATCGGCCGGCTGCAGGAGCATGTCGACTGGCTCGGCTGCGGTCCGGTGGAAGGGAATCGCGGCGAAATCAACCTCGAGGCCGTCGACTGGATGCGGCAGGTCGCCAGGCTGCTCGGGCGCGGCATGGTGCTGACCATCGACTACGGTTATCCGGCCGCGGAGCTCTACGCACCGCACCGGCGGGCCGGCACGCTGCTCTGCTATCATCGCCATCGCAGCCACGACAACCCCTATGTCAACATCGGCTGCCAGGACATGACCAGTCATGTCGATTTCACCGCCCTGCAGAAGGCGGGGGAGGAAGAGGGGCTCGAAACCCTCTGGTTTGGCGAGCAGTACCGCTTTCTCATGGGGCTGGGATTCGTCGAGCAGCTGATAGCGTTGCAGGCCCGGGAGACCGACCCGTTGCGGGCACAGCAGCTGCGCATGACCCTGAAGAATCTCATTCTTCCCGAAGGGGGTATGGGGGAGACCTTCAAGGTGCTCGTCCAGGGCAAGGGGATCGGCCGCCCGGAGCTGCTCTGTCAGCGGCCGATCGAAGCGATCAGAATCTAG
- a CDS encoding HAD family hydrolase yields MLVDADRTEAIVFDLDGTLYVNRQLLTEIEWTAELLVAQGHGIVRGEARRMIAAARKRLADPDDREPPLSRVCMELGVDLKELHRAFEEFVRPERYLVYDPVLHALLDSLCDRCALYIYTNNNLAMTHKILALLGVEELFDKLYTIEFCWRPKPDPEALQLVLEDIGGPPERLLFVGDRYQVDLEPALEHGIPTLLVNETADLLQVHKLLGLLP; encoded by the coding sequence TTGCTCGTCGACGCTGACCGGACAGAAGCCATCGTCTTCGATCTCGATGGCACCCTCTATGTCAATCGCCAGCTGCTGACCGAAATCGAGTGGACGGCGGAACTGCTGGTGGCGCAGGGGCACGGCATCGTGCGCGGCGAGGCCCGCCGGATGATCGCCGCAGCCCGAAAACGTCTCGCCGATCCCGACGATCGGGAACCGCCCCTGTCGCGGGTCTGCATGGAGCTCGGGGTCGATCTGAAGGAGCTGCACCGGGCCTTCGAGGAGTTTGTCCGGCCCGAACGCTACCTGGTGTACGACCCGGTTCTGCACGCCCTGCTCGATTCACTTTGCGACCGCTGCGCCCTCTACATCTACACCAACAACAACCTGGCCATGACCCACAAGATTCTTGCCCTGCTCGGGGTCGAAGAGCTGTTCGACAAGCTCTACACCATCGAGTTCTGTTGGCGGCCCAAACCGGATCCCGAGGCGCTGCAGCTCGTTCTCGAGGATATCGGTGGTCCGCCCGAGCGCCTGCTCTTTGTCGGCGACCGCTACCAGGTCGACCTCGAACCGGCGCTCGAGCACGGCATCCCGACCCTGCTGGTGAACGAAACCGCCGATCTGCTGCAGGTTCACAAGCTGCTGGGACTGCTTCCCTGA
- a CDS encoding glycerophosphodiester phosphodiesterase: protein MPFIWAHRGASAVAPENTLAAFQAALAAGADGIELDVQVTRDGVPVVLHDERLDRTTDRRGRVRGLTLSQVRQADAGGWFHASFRGERVPTLQEVFEWAGDTVELNLEIKDAAAAGAVLALLRFYPAARVLVSSFDRSLLRRLRRAAPRLDLAVLCDRRFWRGALREAVRLDARALNPRQDLFGAVMASLCRQRRLRVYPWTVDDPAAMRRLLRQGADGFFTNDPAAARRLLSASDVAGD from the coding sequence ATGCCTTTCATCTGGGCGCATCGCGGTGCCTCGGCGGTGGCGCCGGAGAATACCCTGGCGGCCTTTCAGGCGGCGCTTGCCGCCGGCGCCGACGGCATTGAACTCGATGTCCAGGTGACCCGTGACGGTGTCCCGGTCGTTCTGCACGACGAACGCCTCGATCGTACCACGGACCGGCGGGGTCGGGTAAGGGGCCTGACCCTGAGCCAGGTCCGGCAGGCCGACGCCGGTGGCTGGTTTCACGCCAGTTTTCGCGGCGAGCGGGTGCCGACCCTGCAGGAGGTGTTCGAGTGGGCCGGTGACACTGTCGAGCTCAACCTCGAAATCAAGGATGCCGCCGCGGCCGGCGCCGTTCTCGCCCTGCTGAGGTTCTACCCTGCGGCGCGGGTGCTGGTTTCATCCTTCGACCGCAGTTTGCTGCGCCGCCTGCGCCGGGCCGCGCCACGGCTCGATCTGGCCGTGCTCTGCGACCGCAGGTTCTGGCGGGGGGCGTTGCGCGAGGCGGTTCGGCTGGACGCCCGCGCCCTGAACCCTCGCCAGGATCTGTTCGGCGCGGTGATGGCTTCGCTCTGCCGCCAGCGGCGGTTGCGGGTCTACCCCTGGACCGTCGACGATCCGGCGGCGATGCGCCGGCTGTTGCGCCAGGGCGCGGACGGTTTTTTCACCAACGACCCGGCGGCGGCGCGCCGGCTGCTGTCGGCATCCGATGTCGCCGGCGACTGA